From the Phreatobacter oligotrophus genome, one window contains:
- a CDS encoding acyl carrier protein, whose amino-acid sequence MSDTAERVKKIVVEQLGVEAEKVVPTASFIDDLGADSLDTVELVMAFEEEFGVEIPDDAAETILTVGDAIKFLDKATSA is encoded by the coding sequence ATGAGCGATACCGCTGAACGCGTGAAGAAGATCGTCGTGGAACAGCTCGGCGTCGAGGCCGAGAAGGTCGTCCCCACCGCGAGCTTCATCGACGACCTCGGGGCCGACAGCCTCGACACCGTCGAGCTCGTGATGGCGTTCGAGGAGGAGTTCGGTGTCGAGATCCCGGACGACGCGGCCGAGACGATCCTGACCGTCGGCGACGCGATCAAGTTCCTCGACAAGGCGACGAGCGCCTGA